The following DNA comes from Cryptococcus deuterogattii R265 chromosome 2, complete sequence.
GGGGCGAGAGGATGCCCTGCTCTGCACGCTCCCCGCCGTCGTCGTCTGCCTCTAGGGATATACGACCGTCGCCGCCTGGGTCATCTCTGAGGTCGAGGACTGCGCTGATGTCTATGCCGATGGCTgcgaggaggtggaggttgagtGCCCAGAGGAGGGTTGCGAGGccgacgaggaagaggaccCGGAATGGGAGGGGGAACGACGCGGAGAACGAGGGGAGCGTCACGTGGCTGTGCGGGTCCGGGATCGAGTTGGAGGGGGGCGAGTCGATGTCCATTtgaggggagaagaaagaaatgtGGATGGGGAAAGAAATCGGGATCCGAAAGTTAAATCAGCTCGACATGGCTTGAACTCTAAACCGCCAACTCTATCCACAGTCTCAGGGGACTTGTGCACGCGACTGGGCATGGCTATGCATATATCATGGCTGGAAACTGCGAATGGCTATGCATCCTAAACACTGTTGTAAATACGTATCATCGCTCGCCGCCATGGCTCAGCATCACGTCCGCATCCAGGTTCGCGTCTTGCACAAGATCTGACAGCTTTTGTAACGCTGTTTGCTGAGTCGCCAGAACCTATCAACCAGCGTTTCAGCGTGAATTGTTTTCTTCTGCGTTTACTTGATAATCTCACCTCTGCAATCTCACCCAGCATCTTTTCATCGCCTATCCACTGCTCTCGTCCATCGGGACCCCGGActtttctcttccgcctAATCTCCTCCAGCTGGCCCCAAAGCTCATTCACCTGACCCAGTAGTCTCCCTCTAGATACTTCTCCTCTGGCCTCAACCCGCTTCACACTATTTCTACCGTGTCCTTCAAGCTCCGCCTTGACCCCTTCAAGCTGCTTGGCCATAtccgcttcttcctgcttgAACACTGTTGACTGAATAATGGGTACATGCTGGGGAGTCTGAGCTGCGAGGTGGATCAACCGATGCACAAGTTGGGATTGTCTTGCTTGAAGGTTGGCCAGACGGATAGACGATGAGAGCGAAGTTTGTCGGGTATGTGCAAGGGCGGCGACGATCTCCTTGATACGTTCTTGATGCACGCTTGCCAGGTTTTCTTGGAGCTGTTGACGCTTTTTCACATCGGCCCAGCCGACTGCCAATACGGGCACCATACTGTCCCTCTCCATTAgttttcttttctgttatgatgatggagaatCCAGATATCCAAATTTGACGTACGAGTTGGGATCGGGGTTATCCCGCAAAGCTTTTGCCCACTTGGCATCATCATTCGCGCCTGCCGGTCTTGCATATCTGTTTGCtgtcccttcctccacaacATTATAGAAAAAGTACTACATTTTTAAATCAGCTCTCCTATCTGATAACCTCCCCAACCCcccgaaaaaaaaagacgcACTTTGAAACGACAATCAGGATGACTACTATCCCAAGCATCCTGGACCGCCTTGATCCTCGACTCAatatccatctccttctttacaCCAAACACGCTCTGCTGCATACTCGGCTGAGCAGCCTGGGATTGCCGAAGCTGGCCAACCTGATTCGTAGACTGGCCAAAAGCAGATCCGAACAAGCCGCCTTGCGGTTGCTGTTGTAATTGTGATTGtggttgttgttgttgttgttgttgttgtggAGCGCCAAATGCGCTACCGCCAAACAAACCACCCGCAGGCTTGGCTTGTGACTGTCCAAGGTTCCCAAAcaaccctcctccttgctgctgctgcgtTTGTTGAGCAGTTGATCCAAACAGCCCACCAGTCTGAGCAGGCTGCGTAGTCGACCCAAAGAGACCTCCTTGcggctgctgttgttgaggcTGTTGCACAGTCGATCCAAAAAGTCCACCGCCGCCAGTGGCAGGCGCAGGCGCAGGCGCAGCAGCAGTACTTCCAAACAGCCCTCCCGCAGGTTTTGGCTGGATTTGGTTCTGCTGTCCAAACAGTCCTCCCGTACTCGTCCCCGCCGTCCCCACCGTCCCTGCCGTACTTCCAAACAATCCACCTCCAGCCTGaggctgttgctgctgcgTCGTTGATCCAAACAACCCTCCTCCAGCACCTGTCGTTCCCGTTCCCGCTCCTGTACTCGACCCAAAcagtcctcctcctccttgctgTCCCTGTGGTTGTGGCTGGCCCGTAGACGTTGACCCAAACAGTCCCGTCCCCGCAGGTTTTGGTTGTGATCCGAATAAACCACCTGTtggctgctgttgctgttgctgttgctgcgGTTGAGACTGAGATCCAAAGAGTCCACCACTACTGCCGGTAGTAGCTGGCTGAGCCAAAGTAGTGGATGGTTGCTGGCCAAATCCTCCAAAGAGAGGTTTAGCACCCCCTGCAGCTTGTCCTAAAACGGATCAGCTATGCTTTATGCTCTAATCATTCTTGCGCATCCGAAAAGTGCTTACCAAATCCACCAAACGACATTCGAGCGCAAAATGGAAATGAAACGTGTAAGAATGGTTATTGTGCAAGAATTCCAAAGATTGGATTACCGCATAAGGGATAAGGCGCGACTGTCCTCGCTCGATTTTCGGCGATTTCGAGGTTTGTGGCGGTGGTGTCGAGACGGTGGATGATGGCGACGAGCACATCTTTTCTGGGGATtctcattctttttttccttacCACAGCAGGCAAGATGGCAAGACGTATAACATTAGCAGAACCACTTAGAAACACACTGTATGGAGCTTGGCCACGTCGTCCCACAGTTCTCACCTACACTCTTATCCTCCGCTCCTATTCCACCCCGGCGCAACAAAAATCCACAAGTCCCACCACTGCCTACGACAGACTCCGGCCTGTTATGTCGACATTCCAAGCACCTATCGATTGGGCAGCGGCATACGGCTCCGGTGTCCTCCCGCAGGCATCGTACAAGCCCCCAGCACCGGGCGAAGCGGGACCGCTTACAGACTTGCTGATCGCCACGCCCGACGCAGAGGTTTTCCACAAGATCAATCTGGCGCAGAACCCGGGACATTATCCTGTATATGCGAGGTGGATGGGTGGGAAGGGCGTAGGGTGGGTGCAGGAGAAGTGGGGAGCGGGCGTGTGGTATGTCACCATGGTGGACATCAACGGCGTCGTGAGTTGCTATTGTTCTTtttattgttgttgtaaAATCGCTGATGAAGGGTGGGAAAGAATGTCAAGTACGGCGTGATATCCACACCTACGCTGGAGAAAGACCTGAAAGAATGGACTACATTCTACCTCTCGGGACGGTTACACAAGCCCGTGCTAACCCTTCTCCCACCACCgtcatccctctcctcaGCTCTCAGTACAAACTCTCACTCTGCCCTCTCGCTcgctctcctcctcttacCGCCTTCGTTCACAGAAGATGCGCTTTGGGAGCAGATTGCTGGGTTAAGTTACTCGGGCGACCCGAGGATGAGCGTGCCAGGAGCAGAGAACCCggaaaaggtcaagaaTATCGTAAAAGGTGAAGGGGCGAGAGAAGGGTTCCGAAGAGTTTATGGTGGGCTGCTGAGAAGATTAGGAATCAGttgggagggagaagaaaagggcggtaaaaaagaatgggaatggaaagggaatggagaagacaTGATGATTGTGAGTATACACACCCATTTTGCGCTTGCTCTATACGACCGAAAGCTGACTGGAACAATGTAGAGACCTGATGGATCAGAGTACCTCGTCTCGCTCACTCTATCCTTACCactctctcttcgtcaaTCTCTTACCGTTCATTATCCTACCCTCTCATCTGCATCAACCGAGCATACCAGTTGGGCACCTGTAGTCCAAGACTCCAAATTCCGAGCCAATCTCTCGGAAGCATTGCGCAAAATCATTCATGGCCCCGCTTTACGCCAAAGTATCAAGGGACTGTTCACTGCCGGTCCAGTGAAGAGTTTCTGGTATAGCTTGGCCAAAGTCGGAAAGTGGTTCAAGGGGAGAAAGCAAAAGTGAAAAACTAAGGTAACAGTTGAAAGGAAGTTTTCATCCAGCATCAAATATCCCGCATAGTGTAACACCCATAGTATAATTTTAGCAGTAGTTTGACAATGGTACATTCATGACTGCATTCAATAATCTACAGTCCGATCTATCAATTCTTATATTATTATTTGCTTCGACCGGCGTGTGACACTCTACACTGTTCGTTTGCACTCTGCACTCGCTGCACTTGTAATATTCCTCATCGCTTCCCCCCGTGATACCGGCTCAAGGAAGGACACGGTCAAATGATTCCCCTCTGACAGAGCCACCTCGCATAGCCGTCTTGACATTGTGGATAAAGCTTTCTCGGTTCCGTCTGAAATCTTCAGCGGCGTCTGATACAGCATTATTATCAGCAAAAACTCTTATACACAGTGGTAGTCGGTATGAACAAGTCTTACCCTTGTTCAAGGGGTCATCAGGGTTACTATGTTGAGAGTCAGCATGTGGTGATATATAAATAAGCGCTGAAACTCACGgttcaaggaaaaggtatTGGATACCGATCATCACACTAGAAAGTGTTAAAACGGGtttccaatcttctctcaaaaTGTTTCTATACCACTTCTATCAGCTTTCGTTTTTCTAACTCAGGGGATACAAAGCGGCAACCCACAAGCAGACGTTCCCCTCCAGATCCAAATTAGGGTGGTAAATCTTCTCCAAACACTTGACCTTGGGCGGTTCATGAGGATAGTTGGGGTTGATCacaaaggaaaaggtaaaGGCGCCGCCCTTGTAGATACCTTCGTCAGGAGTAATAGTCAGTTTAAAATTGAGGACGTCGTTGGGGTCGGGGAAGACGGTTTTCATTGTAGAGGGAAGGTCGAGCTCGGTCAAGTCTGGTAATTTGATAATCAGCCTACCGGTCGTCAAAAGTAATTGTGGAGAGACTCCTTCACGGCCTCGTCACTCGAGTAAAAATACCAAACCTTTTTGGATTCGGAGCTGAGCAGCGGTGACCTTGGgtctcttctttgcagcagcctcttcattcttcttgacGGACCAGAGCTATAAGATATCCATgacaaagaagataaggacAGTCAGCACCGTTGTACTTTTAGGTGGCCAGCTTCGCAGGCGGATGTTATGGCGAGCTATCTGTATGCAGACATACCTTAATCATGTTAGTTGTATGTGAGTGGCGTAGTGAATTATGTATAACTGTTACTgcgggaaagaagaaggataagaaaGTACGTATAGCTGCGTGCTCGTCGCCGTCGCCGTCGTTCTCGCCGCCATCTATTCGCCGTCTCCCGACATTTCTTACGGCAAATATAATAATCCACAGTTCCACTTTCCCACATATCATTCATCTCCCACACCTTTTCCACTTGTGAATACAAATGTCCCAGCTAGGAGAACTTGATGACCAGTGGCATACAGTGTAAGCATACCTCCTTCGTTCTGCGCATAAAGTCCATCTGCTCAACCATCGATCCAAACCCGCTCCTCTTTCGCGTCACTGCACACCCAACACAAAACCGTCAAACACGGCAGCACATTAAAAATCCCATTCCACACTTCCGAGCATGCGCTCATAGCGAGGAGGGCGCTCGATGTGGACAGAGAGCAGAACGGCAGTCTGGTgcgaagagagatgaatgTCGAAGGGGATGTGCTCATTGTGTGAGTTATTCCTGCAATTACGACACACCGAGATTTTCGAGACAACACCCTTATATCACCAACTATCCCAGAGGTGTAATTTATATCCCATGCATGGAAAATGCTGACCTATGCACTACATAGTAACTACGCTACAACATCCGTCCGCCTTCTCCGTCTCTCCACAAACtcattcctttcttctgcCGATCTCGTACTCCGCACCATGTCATCCTTCGCCCCCGATCCTTCCGACAGAATACCCACCGACGAAGAATTGGAAGAGTTGAGGCAGGAGGCGAACAGAAATACAGGAGCCGGTGGGGGAATAGAATTGAAGGGCGATGGGAAGGGCGCAGGCAGTGGCGAAGAAGTCAGATAATACGCCTTTTTCGCCAGTTGTTTTGGCGTTTATTTTGTGGAGTAAAATGTGGTACTTATTTCAATGATCTGTACGGATTAATAGAAGGTGTATTTGTATAAGTACGGTCTAGGGACATAgatttttctttctcaaaaTACACAAATGCAAAGTGTTTCATAGTGACTCCATCAAAAACTTTTAACTGAACAGCTTGTTTACGCTCATGTTGTTATCcgcattcttcttcaaaacctTTGCTATCGCCATCTCAAAGTCCTCCTGACCGACATattgtcttctctctcgtAATGCATACATTCCTGCGacaatcatcatcagcgcCACCTCTCAAACTCTGTAGCAAGGCAAAAGAAACTTACCCGCTTCAGTACAGATACCCCTGACTTCAGCACCTGAACAGTTGCCCATCTTTTCTGCCAATGCCCTAAAGTTGATACCACGTTGAAGAGACATCTTTCTAGAGTGGATCTTGAGAATGGTGATTCGAGCCTCGGGgttgggaggagggaacTCGATCTTACGGTCGATACGTCCCGGACGCAGGAGAGCGGAATCGAGGATGTCTATACGGTTTGTGGCCATGATAACCTATATCAAAAGTCAGCTCTGCGCAAGGGCTTCCGTTATAAAGAGACAAACCTTTATGTTCTTGGTGGCTTCGAATCCATCCAGCTGGTTCAACAATTCCATCATTGTCCTCTGCACTTCCGAATCTCCGCTCTtaccacctccttctcctcgcGAACTTCCAATAGAGTCAATTTCATccatgaagatgatactTGGCGCATGTTCTCGGGCCATGACAAACAACTCTCGCACCATTCGAGAACCTTCACCAATGTACTTTTGTACAAGTTCCGAACCAGATACTCGGATGAATCGGCAGTCGGTGTGGTGGGCGACCGCTCGAGCGAGAAGGGTCTTACCTGTTCCCGGTGGACCGTAGAGCAAAACACCCTTCGGCTGAGCAATACCCAAACTCTCAAACAGTTCCGGATGCTTAACGGGCAATTCGATAACTTCCTTAATCTCCTTGATTTGCTTGTCCAAACCACCAACCATCTCATATGTACTGTCAGGAACCTTTTCGACCATCATAAGAGAGACGAGTGGGTCGATCTTGTTGGGCAGAatggagtggaggagatagGAATCGGCTCGAAGGGAAACTCGGATGTTGGGGGTAAGAGCAGAGACAGGGATATCGGGGGAGAAGTCAACCACTGCGACATGCTTAGCACTAGTTTTTTCAGAGGAGAGGTAGTTTCTACTTACCATACTTGCCCTCAGGCTGCACCTTGACCaaaaccttcttcttacccATCACCTTGATGACCTCACCGACATAGCTTCCGGGCTCTTGCAAAACCTGCAATTCTTCCCGAAGTAGTCTCACTATGGAGCTTGTCAGTTGCAAGTACACTTTGGGCCAACAACAGCAATCTTTGGTTGCCAGATATGACAATTGCGGCTAAGACTAACCTCGAGCGTTAAGGGCATTACGCTGAGCTTCCAAACGACGGAGGTTTTGTGTTTTACGAGTGATGTCAAGCTCGGCAGCTTCGATCTTGTTCTGATAGTAAGTCTAGATCCCAACTGTCAGCATTCACCTCCCTTATGTATTAACAAAACAGTTGGGTCATACCTTGATGCTACCTCCAGGGGCAGATGTTGGAGTTTTGGGCATCTTCTGCGTCGCCACTGACATCGTTCCTCTGTTCTGTGCTGGATGGGATCGCTTATAGGTATGTTCTCGTATCCTCAATGTTGAGCGTTGTGGTTATGGCAAAAACGGGGGAAAGTATGGCTGGAATTAAAGAGATCgtggatggaaagaggactTGGGATCACATCGATTGAGAGTGGCTCAGTTGACGACGCGTTGGCTAGAAGTGGAGTTTACGTAATAAGGTTcctcgtctcttcttctttgaagCCTGTTTCACGGGGGCGGGCGGCGAACGATACTTTCACTAAGGTCCGCTGTTTTCATTGACTTGAACATCAATAACTGCATCCTATACGGGGCATAGGCCAAGATGAGGGGGTTCGGACAGGCTATATTGTGAGTTGAATTAAGCGTATGGAACGCCAGGAAAAAGATTACTAACAGATCTTAGACATCCTCTACTCACAGTCGTCCTCGCACTCTTGGTCTTTTCATATGTCTCAGCAGCGCAAAAGCCCGCTACCAAATACATCTACGCCAATCGCTCCCTTCTGGTTAAGGAGAATCCTCTTGAAAAAAGAACGCCCGCCAAGAAACCCGAATATGTTGCCCACAAGGCGGGAGATTTAACATGTAGGCCGTTTGGAGAATGTTCTCCATGTCCGAAGGATGAAGTGGGTGCAGAGCCTTTCATGAGCGACATGTTTACGATGCTTGGATCATCTAACCATGCCTTCATCGCCTGAATTTGTGTTAACGCCGAACTTTTTACTCTTACAGCTCGACCAAGCATTCTGCCTTCCCTTCGGAAACCGACGACTTCTTCATTGCATCCCTGCCTATGCCAATACTTCCATGTCTCAGCAAGGTGAAGTCCCCGCATGGGAAGCATGCGGTAAAGTGGTAAAAAAGGAAACGCAAGACTTTTACGAATTTGTTGTATGTTTTCCACTCATGCTCAATTCAAGTGTAAGGTTTGAGCTGATGAATATGCAAAACTTATTAGACTGCGAACCTCTTGTTCCTGATAGTCGCTTTAACAATACTATGGGCGAGGACATCGGCACTGGCGGCCGAGCAGTATAGGCAGCTGGCTGCTAGGATTGGTATACCTGGAGGGAACTGGGTTACGGCCGGCTAGCCATGACCTATAATTTCTAATTTCCTAGGGATTTTGTATGTATATGCATTTCGCATTAGACTTGAATTTCGGATTTGGTTGTAATGGGAGCTCTTCTCGACTGCACTGTCTACTGAAAGCTGTCTGTAGTCAACAATGATAGGAATTAAACAGTTATGGGGGCCCTTTAAGACCTCTCCTCATGTAGATGCTGAGGCCGATGTTATCTGGTACAAAGTGATACATGTCATCTCTCCCAACTTCATGCAATCATCTCTCTATGCCGTTGACTTCAGGTAGTTAGCAGCCTTGATATTTTGTCGATTTCTGCCAGATATCTTCGGTCAGCCCCCATTCCTTGCACACCAAAATCGAACCATCCAGATATGCAACTCACAAAttcttcaacttcctcttctccgcttGTACGTTAAACCCTGACTCTCCCTCTTGGGTCAAGTGAACAGCATTCTCCTGCGCCTTGTGCGCCTTGCTAGTATCTTCCAGTAAAGTCCACAACCATGCAGGGTACTGGTCGTCGGGAAGAGCGACGGGGTCAGGCTTgtctttgaggatggagaggttggTAAGAGGAGTTCCGGCGGGGCATGAGGAAACAACAGCTGATTAACGAAACATTTTGATTAGTATTCTGCTAATAGGTGGTATTTTGGAAGTACTCACTCCTTCCCGACTTAGTTTTAGGAGAGGCgaaagacgaggaagaggagaaagaggcggCACCAATTCGAGCAAGCTGTATTGATCGCCTGCGGGCCAGGCTGGTGAGGGAACTTAAGGCGATCATCTTCGGTTTTCGGGGAAGGTAAGTAAACAAATTGCCTGAAGTTGTATCACTGATGAAAGTCATTTAAATAATCCTTTGTCGAAAGCGCAAACGGAAGCCACCAgcggctgctgctggtggcgGCCGCCGCCGACCAACAAACGTCGACGAAATCTAGCAGTGACGTGGTATTTTTAATTTCCggtttgatgatgactcCTCGTCGGCGCGGCGATCGTCGCTCGTTGCTTGGAGCCAAACAACCCGACGAAATATCATCGATCCCGATGCTGATTCCGCATTTGTTTTAGCATGACGTCGTATAAGCCTGACTATCTGATAATCGCCAAGCTACGGTTAAACCATTGTCTACACGCGATGGATAAGCTGACACTCTTACTTGATGTTTGAAATCAGCTAAGTCTTGAAAACATGGTCCAGATTGAGAAGCGCAACAGCACTGCtgccgagaagaagaaaaaagtttTGGTTGTCGGAGCGGGTGCCGCTGGGTAGGTCTTCAAGGGCAGACGAGAATTACTAACTCTCGTCAAGGATGTCTACGGCCTACCACCTTTCCCAACATCCAAATAAATTTGATGTTACCCTCATAGACGCCGTCGATTACTGCGGAGGACAGGCTTTCTCCATACCTATCGACAAAGAAAGTCATGGAGCTTCATGGTGTAATCAAGGCGTTCAAGGTGGCTCGTACATTTTCCATCATACCTGCACCATGTTTCAGCGACAAGGCTACAAGGCGGACCCTTGTGAGCTGCAAGTCTCTTTTGGCAAGGACGAGACTTTCTGGTCAAACATGTTTCCGACGAATCTGATTGTGAAGCACCAGAGGGAAGTGAGGAGGTTGGTGTGGATGCTCAAAATCATGAGATGGTTCGAGATCATTTTTGCAATTCTGCCACTCAAGGTCGTCTTCAAgcttttttgcttttcagATGAGTTCACAAATGCGATTGCGCTGCCCATGACCGCCCTGTTTCTGGGTACGGGTAACGCGACACCAGATGTCCCAGCAATCATGTTTGAACGCCTCTGTACCTCGCCCTCGTATGGAATGTGGTATGCACCAAACAAAGACTCTGTGGTCGATAATCAGCCGCCGATGATTGTGTTCCCCAACTTATCAGAGTTTTACGACacatggaggaagagcctTGTGGAGAGAGGGGTGAATGTGAAGTTATCGACAGAACTGGTGGAGGTCGTCAAACGGGACAAAAACGGGGTTGTAGTCATTCTCAAAACAAGTACACCCGTGAAAAATGGGCACAAACCTGATGGAGGAGATCAAATTGCCTCAAAGATAGAGGAGAACTATGACGAGCTTGTACTGTGCTGTCTTACGGACACGGCCAAAAAGGTTCTAGGCAAAACCGCTTcctggaaagaaagaagagttcTTGGCTCCGCAAAATTCAGTAACGACATCACCATTACTCACAACGATTCTGCCTATATGAAGAAACATTACGAGAACTTCTATCGCGATGATCTTGCTGTCAAGACCCTCAACACTATCGACCAGTCTCCTCGTATCGCTTATGCTAAGAAAAACTTCCGTCCCATGTACTACATTAAGGAGTACCCACAAGATCGTTCCAAACTTGAAATGTGCTTTGACTGTACCAACTATCAAAGTCAGTTTCCACCTGACATGCCTTTCGATCATCATGTGTTCCAAACCATCTATCTCAACCAATCTCGTGATAGCCATCTTTGGTCTGACGGCGAGATAAATAAAGAGAAGGTCATCCGCAAAGACTGGTGGCATCAACTTTGCCACTCGTACACCCATTACCTGTTTGTCGTGCCTTGGATGATGTTCCTCCAAGCAAAGAGACATACGAGGTATGCAGCATCCTGGACCCTTGTTAACGCACACGAGGTGGCCATCATATCTGGTATCGCTGCCGCAGTGGATCTCGGAGCAGAATACCCAGCCGACCTGGAAAATGACAAGTTCGCTTTCCTTTGTTTCAGACTATATTACCTTCTCAGTTATGGCAAGTGGTACAGACGCAAATATACgtccaaaaaggaaaggaataGTGAAGAGAACCAGAAGGGCTTGGAGGGCGAATCGTGGGTATCCGGTTTGTATGGCAGTGTATATAAAGGTCCAGGAGTATCAGAAGTGGAACGGCATacttggaaagaagaggccgAAAAAGGGCGAAGTTGGCGCCGTGATCATGGGCGACAATAGTGACGTATGACGGATCCATTGATCCGGTATATCCATAGAAACTGAAACTGGTCAGAAGAATAGCATGATGTCTGACTTCTTGGTTATTTGTTCATAATCATTGCTATTTCTATAGTTAATACTTACATCATTCATATCAACGCATGAAACTGTAAGATCTACTAACAGTGGTCGTATTTTTTGATgttttgatgatgatgatgatgaatgatgatgatgatgatgatgattaaATTGTTGAGAAGGCCCATGAGGTGTTATTATTACGTACCTGTCATTTATTAACGTGAATAATTACTGAGCTACGAACAACGCGTTCGACGCGTCGACATTCGTTTGTCTGATGAAGGAAACTGCACGGAATATCGCGTCCAAAATTCAGCAACCTCTCACTCCTCTATACCAATTTTCATCAATTATCAATACGGTCATAATGGCTGAGCCATTCCCAGATGCTATCATATCAGTCCCATGCCATTTGAGCGGTGTCACCCGTCTATGCTTCTCTCCCGATGGCAGGTGAGTTGGGTTGCCTTCTATATTAACGCGTCCTGACGGCGAACCTGACTTATGAAATGTTAGGACAATCTTCACTGGCGGCTCTGATTGTCTTGTGAGAATACATGAAGCCGACAATCCAGAGTCTGAACCTGGATTTCACGATGAACATACCGAGGCTGTGACTTGCCTCGCCTGCTCCGTGAGTTGTGAACTATTGGCTAATGCCGCCCTGGATCTAATGTGACCCTGTAGAAAGACGAACTTGTAACTGGATGCGTTGACAACATTGTCAGACAGTTTTCATATCCAGAA
Coding sequences within:
- a CDS encoding mitochondrial matrix protein import protein, which produces MARRITLAEPLRNTLYGAWPRRPTVLTYTLILRSYSTPAQQKSTSPTTAYDRLRPVMSTFQAPIDWAAAYGSGVLPQASYKPPAPGEAGPLTDLLIATPDAEVFHKINLAQNPGHYPVYARWMGGKGVGWVQEKWGAGVWYVTMVDINGVNVKYGVISTPTLEKDLKEWTTFYLSGRLHKPVLTLLPPPSSLSSALSTNSHSALSLALLLLPPSFTEDALWEQIAGLSYSGDPRMSVPGAENPEKVKNIVKGEGAREGFRRVYGGLLRRLGISWEGEEKGGKKEWEWKGNGEDMMIRPDGSEYLVSLTLSLPLSLRQSLTVHYPTLSSASTEHTSWAPVVQDSKFRANLSEALRKIIHGPALRQSIKGLFTAGPVKSFWYSLAKVGKWFKGRKQK
- a CDS encoding NEDD8-conjugating enzyme UBC12 encodes the protein MIKLWSVKKNEEAAAKKRPKVTAAQLRIQKDLTELDLPSTMKTVFPDPNDVLNFKLTITPDEGIYKGGAFTFSFVINPNYPHEPPKVKCLEKIYHPNLDLEGNVCLNILREDWKPVLTLSSVMIGIQYLFLEPNPDDPLNKDAAEDFRRNRESFIHNVKTAMRGGSVRGESFDRVLP
- a CDS encoding 26S protease regulatory subunit 8; amino-acid sequence: MPKTPTSAPGGSIKTYYQNKIEAAELDITRKTQNLRRLEAQRNALNARVRLLREELQVLQEPGSYVGEVIKVMGKKKVLVKVQPEGKYVVDFSPDIPVSALTPNIRVSLRADSYLLHSILPNKIDPLVSLMMVEKVPDSTYEMVGGLDKQIKEIKEVIELPVKHPELFESLGIAQPKGVLLYGPPGTGKTLLARAVAHHTDCRFIRVSGSELVQKYIGEGSRMVRELFVMAREHAPSIIFMDEIDSIGSSRGEGGGKSGDSEVQRTMMELLNQLDGFEATKNIKVIMATNRIDILDSALLRPGRIDRKIEFPPPNPEARITILKIHSRKMSLQRGINFRALAEKMGNCSGAEVRGICTEAGMYALRERRQYVGQEDFEMAIAKVLKKNADNNMSVNKLFS
- a CDS encoding 50S small subunit ribosomal protein L37, which translates into the protein MIALSSLTSLARRRSIQLARIGAASFSSSSSFASPKTKSGRTVVSSCPAGTPLTNLSILKDKPDPVALPDDQYPAWLWTLLEDTSKAHKAQENAVHLTQEGESGFNVQAEKRKLKNLNRQNIKAANYLKSTA